From the Clavibacter phaseoli genome, one window contains:
- a CDS encoding PH domain-containing protein, which translates to MTPNVDPHGVSWRRVSPRLVGVELVGGVITALVLGGIAVFLSVVGAPGWLRIVLGAAAVIELVVTLVIVPRRVRAMGYQLREDDLVFRRGIMWTRVVAVPYGRMQLVDITRGPVGRVLGLADLKLVTAAAAAAIQIPGLTNADAEELRDRLVALAETRRAGL; encoded by the coding sequence GTGACCCCGAACGTCGACCCGCACGGCGTCTCGTGGCGCCGCGTCTCCCCCCGCCTCGTCGGCGTCGAGCTGGTGGGCGGCGTGATCACCGCCCTCGTGCTCGGCGGCATCGCCGTGTTCCTGTCCGTCGTCGGCGCGCCGGGCTGGCTCCGCATCGTCCTCGGCGCCGCCGCGGTGATCGAGCTGGTCGTGACGCTCGTGATCGTCCCGCGTCGCGTGCGGGCGATGGGCTACCAGCTGCGCGAGGACGACCTCGTCTTCCGCCGCGGCATCATGTGGACGCGCGTCGTCGCCGTGCCGTACGGCCGGATGCAGCTCGTCGACATCACGCGCGGCCCCGTCGGCCGCGTGCTCGGCCTCGCCGACCTCAAGCTCGTCACGGCGGCGGCCGCGGCGGCCATCCAGATCCCGGGGCTCACGAACGCGGACGCCGAGGAGCTGCGCGACCGGCTGGTCGCCCTGGCCGAGACGCGCCGGGCCGGGCTGTGA
- a CDS encoding DUF3180 domain-containing protein: MTRTRSTTLIALLIAGAAVGWFAENALLMSGRALLIPPLTLGATLLIVGIVLLALARPIRRSTLGRTPGRVDPFRATRVVLLAKASALAGALLTGITGGVLAFVLARPVLPGASSVGLAVAGTVGAVVLLVAGLVAEHWCTVPPDDRDDSRPGDPARELS; the protein is encoded by the coding sequence ATGACCCGCACGCGCTCCACCACCCTCATCGCCCTGCTCATCGCGGGCGCGGCCGTCGGCTGGTTCGCCGAGAACGCGCTCCTCATGAGCGGGCGCGCGCTCCTCATCCCGCCGCTCACTCTCGGCGCGACGCTCCTCATCGTCGGGATCGTGCTGCTCGCGCTCGCCCGCCCCATCCGCCGCTCGACGCTCGGCCGCACGCCCGGCCGCGTCGACCCGTTCCGCGCCACGCGCGTGGTGCTGCTCGCGAAGGCGTCGGCGCTCGCGGGCGCGCTGCTCACCGGGATCACCGGGGGAGTGCTGGCCTTCGTGCTGGCCCGGCCGGTGCTGCCCGGCGCGTCCTCCGTCGGGCTGGCGGTGGCCGGTACGGTGGGAGCCGTCGTCCTCCTCGTCGCCGGGCTGGTCGCCGAGCACTGGTGCACGGTCCCGCCCGACGACCGGGACGACTCGCGCCCCGGGGACCCGGCGCGCGAGCTCTCGTAG
- the folK gene encoding 2-amino-4-hydroxy-6-hydroxymethyldihydropteridine diphosphokinase encodes MVTPLPADRILLTGLRVHAHHGVFAEERRDGQPFVIDLEVALDLAPAGGTDELARTLHYGELAEEVAAAAERDPVDLIETLAERVAGVVLAHPVARSVRVTVHKPDAPISVPFDDVAVVIERASALPAPGETVRAVVAVGSNLGDRRAAVERALARIDAVPGLRVVRSSDLVESVAVTADGEDPTKPGYLNGVALVDSGLGPHALLDALAAIERDLGRVRAERWGDRTIDLDVVAYGDARIHDDRLTVPHPRAAERAFVLGPWLQADPDAELPGRGRVAALLAALEPAAGPTADADPAEATR; translated from the coding sequence ATGGTGACGCCCCTCCCCGCCGACCGCATCCTCCTCACCGGCCTCCGCGTGCACGCCCACCACGGCGTGTTCGCGGAGGAACGCCGCGACGGCCAGCCGTTCGTGATCGACCTCGAGGTCGCGCTCGACCTGGCGCCCGCCGGCGGCACCGACGAGCTGGCGCGCACGCTGCACTACGGCGAGCTCGCCGAGGAGGTCGCCGCGGCGGCCGAGCGGGATCCCGTCGACCTCATCGAGACGCTCGCCGAGCGCGTCGCGGGCGTCGTGCTCGCGCATCCCGTCGCCCGGTCGGTGCGCGTCACCGTGCACAAGCCGGACGCGCCCATCTCTGTCCCCTTCGACGACGTGGCCGTCGTGATCGAGCGCGCGTCCGCCCTGCCGGCGCCGGGGGAGACCGTGCGCGCGGTCGTGGCCGTGGGATCCAACCTCGGCGACCGGCGCGCGGCCGTCGAGCGCGCGCTGGCCCGCATAGACGCGGTGCCCGGCCTCCGCGTCGTGCGGTCCTCCGACCTCGTGGAGTCCGTCGCCGTGACCGCCGACGGGGAGGACCCGACGAAGCCCGGCTACCTCAACGGCGTCGCGCTGGTGGACTCCGGCCTCGGGCCGCACGCGCTGCTGGACGCGCTGGCCGCGATCGAGCGCGACCTCGGCCGCGTGCGCGCGGAGCGCTGGGGCGACCGCACGATCGACCTCGACGTGGTCGCGTACGGCGACGCGCGGATCCACGACGACCGCCTCACGGTCCCGCACCCGCGCGCCGCCGAGCGCGCCTTCGTGCTCGGGCCCTGGCTGCAGGCGGATCCCGACGCCGAGCTGCCCGGCCGAGGCCGCGTCGCCGCGCTGCTCGCCGCCCTCGAGCCGGCCGCCGGACCCACCGCCGACGCCGACCCCGCGGAGGCGACCCGATGA
- a CDS encoding DUF3592 domain-containing protein, translating into MSAVSQDRVVVSPQAVLVRIAIAALIASVILGVGLTFPADLAAGAGAAVVVAKVVAVVLGLLGSLGAAYASVVLLSPVLTTVGAALWPAAVVLLGTALGIVGALPFSSAAVEGDASHAVLGLVAAVLAVLGIAAAVAWAVVQRRVARLAATARRVTETGRRTSAIVTAVQRLDGSGEAVRARLTVAFTDGDGRDHHVTRTVTTADRLLPAVGGKLPLWYDPADPADLPSIVVGRSW; encoded by the coding sequence ATGAGCGCCGTGAGCCAGGACCGTGTCGTCGTCTCCCCGCAGGCGGTGCTCGTGCGCATCGCGATCGCCGCGCTCATCGCGTCCGTGATCCTCGGCGTCGGCCTGACCTTCCCCGCCGACCTCGCCGCCGGCGCGGGAGCGGCCGTCGTGGTCGCGAAGGTCGTCGCGGTCGTGCTCGGGCTCCTCGGATCCCTCGGCGCCGCCTACGCGTCCGTCGTGCTGCTGTCGCCCGTCCTCACCACCGTGGGCGCCGCGCTGTGGCCGGCCGCGGTCGTGCTGCTCGGCACCGCGCTCGGGATCGTGGGGGCTCTGCCGTTCTCGTCCGCCGCGGTCGAGGGCGACGCGTCGCACGCCGTCCTCGGGCTCGTCGCCGCCGTGCTCGCCGTCCTCGGGATCGCCGCCGCCGTCGCGTGGGCCGTCGTCCAGCGCCGCGTCGCGCGCCTCGCGGCCACCGCCCGCCGCGTCACCGAGACCGGCCGCCGCACCTCGGCGATCGTCACGGCCGTGCAGCGCCTCGACGGATCCGGCGAGGCGGTGCGCGCGCGCCTCACGGTGGCCTTCACCGACGGCGACGGGCGCGACCACCACGTCACGCGCACCGTGACGACCGCCGACCGGCTGCTCCCCGCCGTCGGCGGCAAGCTGCCGCTCTGGTACGACCCGGCCGACCCTGCCGACCTCCCCTCCATCGTCGTGGGCCGCTCATGGTGA
- the folP gene encoding dihydropteroate synthase, producing the protein MGILNATPDSFSDGGHHLALDDALAHARRMVAAGADLVDVGGESTRPGALRVDADEELRRVLPVVRELAAEGIAVSVDTMRAATAEACVAAGALVVNDVSGGLADPRMAAVVAGADVDYVAMHWRGHSDAMAARARYADTVGEVRDELRARVDALVAAGLDPARIAVDPGLGFAKEAAHDWQLLGSLDAFVGLGHRVLVGASRKRFLGRLLPEGAGVEERDVPTAVVSALSARAGAWAVRVHDVASTRAALAVEEAWSRGRAEALAAASAGPSAVAGLSE; encoded by the coding sequence ATGGGGATCCTCAACGCGACGCCCGACTCCTTCAGCGACGGCGGCCACCACCTCGCCCTCGACGACGCGCTCGCGCACGCCCGGCGGATGGTCGCCGCGGGCGCGGATCTCGTGGACGTGGGCGGCGAGTCCACCCGCCCGGGCGCGCTCCGCGTCGACGCCGACGAGGAGCTCCGGCGCGTGCTGCCCGTGGTCCGGGAGCTCGCCGCGGAGGGGATCGCCGTGAGCGTCGACACCATGCGCGCCGCGACCGCCGAGGCGTGCGTCGCCGCGGGGGCGCTGGTCGTCAACGACGTGTCGGGGGGCCTCGCGGATCCGCGGATGGCCGCGGTCGTCGCGGGCGCCGACGTCGACTACGTGGCCATGCACTGGCGCGGGCACAGCGACGCCATGGCGGCACGCGCGAGGTACGCGGACACGGTGGGCGAGGTGCGGGACGAGCTGCGCGCCCGCGTCGACGCGCTCGTCGCCGCGGGGCTCGATCCCGCCCGGATCGCCGTCGACCCCGGCCTCGGCTTCGCGAAGGAGGCCGCGCACGACTGGCAGCTGCTCGGATCCCTCGACGCGTTCGTCGGCCTCGGCCACCGCGTGCTCGTGGGCGCCTCCCGCAAGCGCTTCCTCGGGCGGCTGCTGCCGGAGGGCGCGGGCGTCGAGGAGCGCGACGTGCCGACCGCGGTCGTCAGCGCCCTCTCCGCGCGCGCCGGGGCGTGGGCCGTCCGCGTGCACGACGTCGCCTCCACCCGGGCCGCGCTCGCGGTCGAGGAGGCGTGGTCGCGCGGGCGTGCCGAGGCCCTCGCCGCCGCATCCGCCGGGCCGTCGGCCGTCGCCGGTCTGTCAGAGTAG
- the folE gene encoding GTP cyclohydrolase I, giving the protein MGVDRARIEAAVAELILAIGEDPHREGLATTPARVAEAYGEFFAGVGADPLRHLRETFPLPKTDAAPQPVIVTGIAFRSICEHHLLPFTGVAHLAYVPGERIVGLGRLPRVVDDLASRPQMQERLGEQIADALERGLGARGVAVILDATHGCVTARGTRQAGSTTITIAARGSLAEPAARAEVLALLPAAGSRGRP; this is encoded by the coding sequence GTGGGCGTCGACCGGGCGCGCATCGAGGCGGCCGTGGCCGAGCTGATCCTGGCCATCGGCGAGGACCCGCACCGGGAGGGCCTCGCGACCACCCCGGCGCGGGTCGCCGAAGCGTACGGCGAGTTCTTCGCGGGCGTCGGCGCGGATCCGCTCCGGCACCTGCGCGAGACATTCCCGCTCCCGAAGACGGACGCCGCGCCGCAGCCCGTGATCGTGACGGGCATCGCGTTCCGCTCCATCTGCGAGCACCACCTGCTGCCGTTCACGGGCGTCGCGCACCTGGCCTACGTGCCGGGGGAGCGGATCGTGGGCCTCGGCCGCCTGCCGCGGGTCGTCGACGACCTCGCGTCGCGGCCGCAGATGCAGGAGCGGCTGGGCGAGCAGATCGCCGATGCGCTCGAGCGGGGGCTCGGCGCGCGCGGCGTGGCCGTGATCCTCGACGCGACCCACGGCTGCGTCACCGCGCGCGGCACCCGCCAGGCCGGCAGCACGACCATCACCATCGCGGCGCGCGGATCGCTCGCCGAGCCCGCGGCGCGCGCCGAGGTGCTCGCTCTGCTGCCCGCGGCGGGCTCCCGGGGCCGGCCGTGA
- the ftsH gene encoding ATP-dependent zinc metalloprotease FtsH — translation MNFKKLLRSPILIVVLAIVVVSVGFSLITGSGYKTITTQHGLELIQDGKVASAKIIDGEQRVDLTLASADGDNGTMVQFNYVAQRGGEIVSAITTANPAEGFDDQVPQPSWLLSAFSILLPLLLIGFFIWIMFSGMQGGGNRVMQFGKSKAKLASKDSPKVTFADVAGSDEAIEELEEIKDFLKEPAKFQAVGARIPKGVLLYGPPGTGKTLLARAVAGEAGVPFYSISGSDFVEMFVGVGASRVRDLFEQAKQNAPAIIFVDEIDAVGRHRGAGVGGGNDEREQTLNQLLVEMDGFDVKTNVILIAATNRPDVLDPALLRPGRFDRQIGVDAPDLQGRKQILEVHGRGKPLAAGVDLEVLARKTPGFTGADLANVLNEAALLTARSNAQLIDDRALDEAVDRVMAGPQRRSRIMRDHEKLITAYHEGGHALAAAAMNNTDPVTKVTILPRGRALGYTMVLPLEDKYSVTRNELLDQLTYAMGGRVAEEIVFHDPTTGASNDIEKATSTARRMVTEYGMSAKVGSVKLGSSSGEPFLGRELGGGRDYSEDMALTVDAEVRALLDGAHDEAWQVINDNRDVLDHLATELLEKETLDHDQLAAIFADVKKLPPRPQWLSSDKRPLSDLPPVAMPQKAPIDQGVVDGAVDSEPPAGKPKRSPFPRPATA, via the coding sequence ATGAACTTCAAGAAACTCCTCCGCAGCCCGATCCTGATCGTCGTCCTCGCCATCGTCGTGGTGTCGGTGGGCTTCAGCCTCATCACCGGGTCCGGCTACAAGACCATCACCACGCAGCACGGCCTCGAGCTGATCCAGGACGGCAAGGTCGCCTCCGCCAAGATCATCGACGGCGAGCAGCGCGTGGACCTCACGCTCGCGAGCGCCGACGGCGACAACGGCACCATGGTGCAGTTCAACTACGTCGCGCAGCGCGGCGGCGAGATCGTCTCCGCCATCACGACCGCGAACCCCGCCGAGGGCTTCGACGACCAGGTGCCGCAGCCGAGCTGGCTCCTGTCGGCGTTCAGCATCCTGCTGCCGCTCCTGCTCATCGGCTTCTTCATCTGGATCATGTTCTCCGGCATGCAGGGCGGCGGGAACCGCGTCATGCAGTTCGGCAAGTCGAAGGCGAAGCTCGCCTCGAAGGACTCCCCGAAGGTGACGTTCGCCGACGTCGCCGGGTCGGACGAGGCCATCGAGGAGCTCGAGGAGATCAAGGACTTCCTCAAGGAGCCCGCCAAGTTCCAGGCCGTCGGCGCCCGCATCCCCAAGGGCGTGCTGCTCTACGGCCCTCCCGGCACCGGCAAGACCCTGCTCGCGCGCGCCGTCGCGGGCGAGGCGGGCGTGCCCTTCTACTCGATCTCCGGATCCGACTTCGTCGAGATGTTCGTGGGCGTCGGCGCGAGCCGCGTGCGTGACCTGTTCGAGCAGGCCAAGCAGAACGCGCCGGCCATCATCTTCGTCGACGAGATCGACGCGGTCGGCCGCCACCGCGGTGCCGGCGTCGGCGGCGGCAACGACGAGCGCGAGCAGACCCTCAACCAGCTCCTGGTGGAGATGGACGGCTTCGACGTCAAGACCAACGTGATCCTCATCGCGGCCACCAACCGGCCGGACGTGCTCGACCCCGCGCTCCTCCGTCCCGGCCGCTTCGACCGCCAGATCGGCGTCGACGCCCCCGACCTGCAGGGCCGCAAGCAGATCCTCGAGGTGCACGGGCGCGGCAAGCCGCTCGCCGCGGGCGTCGACCTCGAGGTCCTCGCGCGGAAGACGCCCGGCTTCACGGGCGCCGACCTCGCCAACGTCCTCAACGAGGCCGCGCTCCTGACGGCGCGCTCCAACGCGCAGCTCATCGACGACCGCGCGCTCGACGAGGCCGTCGACCGCGTCATGGCCGGGCCCCAGCGCCGCAGCCGCATCATGCGCGACCACGAGAAGCTCATCACCGCGTACCACGAGGGCGGCCACGCGCTCGCGGCGGCGGCGATGAACAACACGGACCCCGTCACCAAGGTCACGATCCTGCCGCGCGGCCGCGCCCTCGGCTACACGATGGTGCTGCCGCTGGAGGACAAGTACTCCGTCACCCGCAACGAGCTGCTCGACCAGCTCACGTACGCCATGGGCGGCCGCGTCGCGGAGGAGATCGTGTTCCACGACCCCACCACGGGCGCGTCGAACGACATCGAGAAGGCCACGTCGACCGCGCGTCGCATGGTCACCGAGTACGGCATGAGCGCCAAGGTCGGATCCGTGAAGCTCGGCTCCAGCTCGGGCGAGCCCTTCCTCGGGCGCGAGCTCGGCGGCGGCCGCGACTACTCGGAGGACATGGCCCTGACGGTCGACGCCGAGGTGCGCGCGCTCCTCGACGGCGCGCACGACGAGGCGTGGCAGGTCATCAACGACAACCGCGACGTGCTCGACCACCTGGCCACCGAGCTCCTCGAGAAGGAGACGCTCGACCACGACCAGCTCGCGGCGATCTTCGCGGACGTCAAGAAGCTGCCCCCGCGCCCGCAGTGGCTCTCGAGCGACAAGCGCCCGCTGTCCGACCTGCCCCCCGTGGCCATGCCGCAGAAGGCGCCCATCGACCAGGGCGTCGTCGACGGCGCGGTCGACTCGGAGCCGCCGGCCGGCAAGCCGAAGCGCTCGCCCTTCCCGCGCCCCGCGACGGCCTGA
- the hpt gene encoding hypoxanthine phosphoribosyltransferase: MRSTDIADDLTEVLHTEDEIHGRIAGMCREIERDYAGEELLLVGVLKGAVMVMADLARELALPIHMDWMAVSSYGSGTKSSGVVRILKDLDADLTGRRVLIVEDIIDSGLTLSWLLANLRSRGAASVEVCALLRKPEAAKIAVDVKYVGFEIPDDFVVGYGLDYAERYRNLRDVAVLAPHVYS; this comes from the coding sequence ATGAGATCCACCGACATCGCCGACGACCTGACCGAGGTCCTCCACACCGAGGACGAGATCCACGGCCGCATCGCCGGCATGTGCCGCGAGATCGAGCGCGACTACGCGGGGGAGGAGCTGCTCCTCGTCGGCGTCCTCAAGGGCGCGGTCATGGTCATGGCCGACCTCGCGCGCGAGCTCGCGCTGCCGATCCACATGGACTGGATGGCGGTCAGCTCCTACGGCTCCGGCACCAAGTCGAGCGGCGTCGTCCGCATCCTCAAGGACCTCGACGCCGACCTCACCGGCCGGCGCGTGCTCATCGTCGAGGACATCATCGACTCCGGCCTCACGCTCTCCTGGCTGCTGGCGAACCTGCGCTCGCGCGGCGCCGCGAGCGTGGAGGTGTGCGCCCTGCTGCGCAAGCCCGAGGCCGCGAAGATCGCGGTCGACGTCAAGTACGTGGGCTTCGAGATCCCGGACGACTTCGTGGTCGGCTACGGCCTCGACTACGCGGAGCGGTACCGCAACCTCCGCGACGTGGCGGTCCTCGCGCCGCACGTCTACAGCTGA
- the tilS gene encoding tRNA lysidine(34) synthetase TilS yields MPSERPRLTPAVADLRRAVREALAAIPGSPAGPALVALSGGADSLALAAAAAFEGPRAGVAVGAVVVDHGLQDGSAGVAARAADAARALGLAPVVVTRVRVDPGASGPEAAARAARYAAFDAALRETGSRALLLAHTLDDQAETVLLGLARGSGATSLHGMARSAPARDADAVYLRPLLGIRAAVTRAACADQGLDAWQDPHNADPAYARVRVRHDVLPVLERELGPGIAEALARTADQLREDDDALEHFAAEMVEEIADHAEAGISLEVASLLAAPPALRHRLIRLAAREEFAAHLSRTHVLEVARLVTDWHGQGPVDLPGVRVVRKDELIVLSARTTEE; encoded by the coding sequence ATGCCCTCCGAGCGCCCCCGTCTGACCCCCGCCGTCGCGGACCTCCGGCGGGCGGTCCGCGAGGCGCTCGCGGCGATCCCCGGGAGCCCGGCCGGCCCCGCCCTCGTCGCCCTCTCCGGCGGCGCCGACTCGCTCGCGCTGGCCGCGGCGGCCGCCTTCGAGGGCCCGCGCGCGGGCGTCGCCGTGGGCGCCGTCGTCGTCGACCACGGGCTGCAGGACGGGTCCGCCGGCGTCGCCGCCCGGGCAGCGGACGCCGCGCGCGCCCTCGGCCTCGCGCCGGTCGTCGTGACGCGCGTGCGGGTGGATCCGGGCGCGTCCGGTCCCGAGGCCGCCGCCCGCGCCGCGCGGTACGCGGCGTTCGACGCGGCCCTCCGGGAGACCGGATCCCGCGCGCTGCTCCTCGCCCACACCCTCGACGACCAGGCCGAGACCGTGCTGCTCGGGCTCGCACGGGGATCCGGCGCGACGAGCCTGCACGGCATGGCCCGCTCCGCGCCCGCCCGCGACGCCGACGCCGTGTACCTGCGGCCGCTGCTCGGGATCCGCGCGGCCGTCACCCGCGCCGCGTGCGCCGACCAGGGCCTCGACGCATGGCAGGACCCGCACAACGCGGATCCCGCCTACGCCCGCGTCCGCGTCCGCCACGACGTGCTCCCCGTGCTCGAGCGGGAGCTCGGCCCCGGCATCGCCGAGGCGCTCGCCCGCACGGCCGACCAGCTGCGCGAGGACGACGACGCGCTCGAGCACTTCGCCGCCGAGATGGTCGAGGAGATCGCCGACCACGCCGAGGCGGGCATCTCCCTGGAGGTCGCCTCGCTGCTCGCCGCGCCGCCGGCGCTGCGGCACCGGCTGATCCGGCTCGCCGCGCGCGAGGAGTTCGCGGCCCACCTCTCGCGCACGCACGTCCTGGAGGTCGCGCGGCTGGTCACCGACTGGCACGGGCAGGGGCCGGTCGACCTGCCGGGCGTTAGGGTCGTACGCAAGGACGAGCTCATCGTCCTCAGCGCCAGGACGACGGAAGAGTGA
- a CDS encoding inorganic diphosphatase → MASYDVVVEIPKGSRNKYEVDHETGRVYLDRVLFTSFVYPTDYGFFENTLGLDGDPVDVLVLLEYPVFPGVGVSIRPVGVFNMSDEAGIDSKVVGVPAKDPRWAHIQDIDDVPQQTRNEIEHFFEHYKDLEPGKWVKTEGWGDAAEAERIVQAGFEKLQAEGDGHGGEPEEDA, encoded by the coding sequence ATGGCCAGCTACGACGTCGTCGTCGAAATCCCCAAGGGGTCCCGCAACAAGTACGAGGTCGACCACGAGACGGGCCGCGTGTACCTCGACCGCGTGCTCTTCACGTCGTTCGTCTACCCCACCGACTACGGCTTCTTCGAGAACACGCTCGGCCTCGACGGCGACCCCGTCGACGTGCTCGTGCTCCTCGAGTACCCCGTCTTCCCGGGCGTCGGCGTCTCCATCCGCCCCGTGGGCGTGTTCAACATGAGCGACGAGGCCGGCATCGACTCCAAGGTCGTCGGCGTCCCCGCGAAGGACCCGCGCTGGGCCCACATCCAGGACATCGACGACGTGCCGCAGCAGACGCGCAACGAGATCGAGCACTTCTTCGAGCACTACAAGGACCTCGAGCCCGGCAAGTGGGTCAAGACCGAGGGCTGGGGCGACGCGGCCGAGGCCGAGCGCATCGTGCAGGCCGGCTTCGAGAAGCTCCAGGCCGAGGGCGACGGCCACGGCGGGGAGCCGGAGGAGGACGCCTGA
- a CDS encoding C40 family peptidase — protein sequence MSHLRPTTVVISTIAVGVIAVSSGVAAQTAFAATDYPSWADVQAAKANQADTQAAIDRVTELVTGLQESADQSNKAALIAGEKYAEAQAARDAKADELARLQKKADEAQATALTSRMRAGLLASHLARAGGQDITASLFASDGDDAEELLRSLGTMTKLSESTQSVYQQALADRNSAASLSDQAQVAKDELARLADEAQQALDDANSAAATAQAAVTEQTRNSDQLIAQLALLKDSTAEIEAQYIQSITQPPIPAAASAAAPSSGTGGGSSSGGGSSSGGGGSSSGGGGSSSGGGGSSSGGGSSAPAPAPQQPAPQQPSRPAPAPAPAPAPAPAPSGNAAQVAIAFAKAQLGEPYVLGGAGPNQWDCSGLVMMAYRAAGIDVGSHSVSSQYAKMQAQGRLVPFSQRQAGDIIFWNSGGGFYHDAISLGGNTIIAAPKPGDVVKIQGLWGGSDLMPYVGRPG from the coding sequence ATGAGCCACCTCCGCCCGACCACGGTCGTCATCTCCACGATCGCCGTGGGGGTGATCGCGGTGTCCAGCGGCGTCGCCGCCCAGACCGCGTTCGCCGCGACCGACTACCCCTCGTGGGCCGACGTGCAGGCGGCGAAGGCGAACCAGGCCGACACGCAGGCGGCCATCGACCGCGTGACCGAGCTCGTGACGGGCCTCCAGGAGTCGGCGGACCAGTCGAACAAGGCCGCCCTGATCGCCGGCGAGAAGTACGCCGAGGCGCAGGCCGCGCGCGACGCGAAGGCCGACGAGCTCGCGCGCCTGCAGAAGAAGGCGGACGAGGCGCAGGCCACGGCCCTCACCAGCCGGATGCGGGCGGGGCTCCTCGCGAGCCACCTCGCCCGGGCGGGCGGGCAGGACATCACCGCGAGCCTCTTCGCGTCCGACGGCGACGACGCGGAGGAGCTGCTGCGCTCGCTCGGCACCATGACGAAGCTGTCCGAGAGCACGCAGTCCGTGTACCAGCAGGCGCTCGCGGACCGCAACAGCGCCGCGTCGCTGAGCGACCAGGCGCAGGTCGCGAAGGACGAGCTCGCCCGGCTCGCGGACGAGGCGCAGCAGGCGCTCGACGACGCGAACTCCGCCGCCGCGACCGCGCAGGCCGCGGTCACCGAGCAGACGCGCAACAGCGACCAGCTCATCGCGCAGCTGGCGCTCCTCAAGGACTCCACCGCGGAGATCGAGGCGCAGTACATCCAGAGCATCACGCAGCCGCCGATCCCCGCGGCGGCCTCGGCGGCAGCGCCGTCCAGCGGAACCGGTGGCGGCTCCTCCTCCGGCGGCGGATCGTCGTCCGGCGGCGGCGGATCCTCCTCCGGCGGCGGCGGCTCGTCGTCCGGTGGCGGCGGATCCTCGTCCGGCGGCGGGTCGAGCGCCCCCGCTCCCGCGCCGCAGCAGCCGGCCCCGCAGCAGCCGTCGCGTCCGGCGCCCGCGCCGGCGCCCGCTCCCGCGCCGGCTCCCGCCCCGTCCGGCAACGCCGCCCAGGTCGCCATCGCGTTCGCGAAGGCCCAGCTCGGCGAGCCCTACGTCCTCGGCGGCGCGGGCCCGAACCAGTGGGACTGCTCGGGCCTCGTGATGATGGCGTACCGCGCGGCGGGGATCGACGTCGGCAGCCACTCGGTCAGCAGCCAGTACGCCAAGATGCAGGCGCAGGGACGCCTCGTCCCGTTCTCGCAGCGCCAGGCGGGCGACATCATCTTCTGGAACAGCGGCGGCGGCTTCTACCACGACGCCATCTCGCTCGGCGGGAACACGATCATCGCGGCGCCGAAGCCCGGCGACGTGGTGAAGATCCAGGGACTCTGGGGCGGCAGCGACCTCATGCCCTACGTCGGCCGCCCGGGCTGA